One Pyrus communis chromosome 13, drPyrComm1.1, whole genome shotgun sequence genomic window carries:
- the LOC137712115 gene encoding secreted RxLR effector protein 161-like, protein MKDLGEAHYVLGIEIIRDINKRLLGLSKKGYTERVLNQFNMENCNKADVPVNKGDKFSRDLCPKNEHETKLMRLKPYASLAGSLMYANICTKPDLAFTVGLLGRFQSNPEGSHLVDAKKVLRYLQRTKAFMLVYGQETTLELVGFTDSNLARDIDERKSTGRYIFKLSGGAVSWKIAKHIIMSTSTMKAEFVACFEGMKQAVWLRNLITDMKLVDSVEKPIRMLCDNNAAVFFSKNNKRTLASRLMDMKFLKVREMVKKEEIDI, encoded by the coding sequence atgaaggatcttggtgaagctCATTATGTTTTGGGTATTGAGATTATCAGGGACATAAACAAAAGGCTTCTTGGTTTATCTAAGAAGGGTTACACTGAGAGAGTACTCAATCAGTTCAATATGGAAAACTGCAACAAGGCTGATGTTCCAGTTAACAAAGGTGATAAATTCTCTAGAGATTTATGTCCTAAGAATGAACATGAAACCAAGCTCATGAGGTTAAAACCATATGCTTCATTGGCTGGTAGTCTCATGTATGCCAATATTTGTACTAAACCAGACTTAGCCTTTACTGTTGGACTTTTGGGAAGATTTCAATCAAATCCAGAAGGGTCTCATTTGGTGGATGCAAAGAAAGTATTGAGGTATTTGCAGAGGACTAAAGCCTTCATGTTGGTTTATGGACAAGAAACTACTTTGGAGTTAGTTGGCTTCACCGATTCAAATCTTGCAAGGGATATAGATGAAAGAAAATCGACTGGAAGATATATTTTCAAGTTGAGTGGAGGGGCTGTTTCATGGAAAATTGCTAAACATATCATAATGTCTACTTCAACAATGAAAGCTGAATTTGTGGCATGTTTTGAGGGTATGAAGCAAGCAGTTTGGTTAAGGAACTTGATAACTGATATGAAGCTAGTAGATTCAGTTGAAAAACCAATTAGAATGCTATGTGATAACAATGCTGCTGTGTTTTTCTCAAAGAACAATAAGAGAACTTTAGCCTCAAGGTTAATGGATATGAAATTTCTCAAAGTTAGAGAGATGGTTAAAAAGGAGGAAATTGATATTTAA